In the genome of Streptomyces aquilus, the window CGGACGAGGAGCCCGCAGCCCCGCCCTTCGTCCTGGTCGTCCTCTCCGCGCTGCCGCTGGCCGGCCGACGGCGGTATCCGTTCGTCGTGTTCGCCGTGGTGATGGGAGCGGTCCTGGCCATCGGGGACGACGCCTCCTGGATCAACGTGCTGACCTGTGTGGTCGGGGCGTACAGCGCCGTCATGTACAGCAGGCACCGGGTGGGGGCGCTGGCCGGGCTGTTCGTCGCGGCCGTGCTCGCCGGGCTGGCGTTCCGGGACACCGAGCCGGTCCTGCCGGGGTGGTCGAGCCCCGCGGTGGTCCTGCTGATCGCCGGGGTGCTGGCCGGGCTCGCCCGGGTGTGGCAACGGCAGCTGGCGGCGGGCCGGGAGAGGTTCGCCCGTCTGGAGCGCGAGCAGGAGGAAACGATGCGCCGGGCGGTCGAGGAGGAACGCGCCCGGATAGCCGCCGAGTTGCACGACGTCGTGACCCACAATGTGAGCGTGATGGTCATCCAGGCGGGCGCGGCGCGCAAGGTGATGGACGCGGCACCGGAGCGGTCGAAGGAGGCGTTGCTGGCGGTGGAGGCGGGCGGCAGGGCGGCGATGGCCGAACTACGGCACGTCATGGGGCTGTTGGCGGCCCCGGACCCGGACCAGCCCGAGGCACTGGAGCCGCAGCCCGGCCTCGCGCAGCTCGACGCGCTCATCGTCCGCGTACGGGCCGCCGGTACGCCGGTCGGCATCGCGGTGTCACTGCCTCCCGAACCCCTGCCGCCCGGCGTCGACTTGACGGCGTACCGCGTGGTGCAGGAGGCGCTGACCAACACGATCAAGCACGCGCCGGGCGCCGAGGCGTCCGTCACGATCGGCTACGGCGGCGACCGGCTGGAGATCGAGGTCGCCGACACCGGCGGCGTCCGCGATGCCGCACCGGCGGACGGCAACGGCCGCGGCCTGATCGGGCTGCGCGAGCGACTCGCCGTCTACGGCGGGGAGTTGACCGCCGGTCCGACAGTCGCCGGCGGCTACCGCGTCAGAGCCCTCGTCCCGTGGCGGACCGCGTGACCGGGTCCGCGCTGCGCGCCGTCATCGCCGACGACCAGGCCCTCGTACGCACCGGCTTCGGGATGATCCTCGCCGCGGACGGCATCGAGGTGACCGCGGAGGC includes:
- a CDS encoding sensor histidine kinase is translated as METEDLRPRRTEDRRGWRRQLRDTLRPEPRREPLSRRAVWADAVLAVLLTAVALFVAARYPGDGPMNVTPVDLGGPTPPRPPAPGRWMADEEPAAPPFVLVVLSALPLAGRRRYPFVVFAVVMGAVLAIGDDASWINVLTCVVGAYSAVMYSRHRVGALAGLFVAAVLAGLAFRDTEPVLPGWSSPAVVLLIAGVLAGLARVWQRQLAAGRERFARLEREQEETMRRAVEEERARIAAELHDVVTHNVSVMVIQAGAARKVMDAAPERSKEALLAVEAGGRAAMAELRHVMGLLAAPDPDQPEALEPQPGLAQLDALIVRVRAAGTPVGIAVSLPPEPLPPGVDLTAYRVVQEALTNTIKHAPGAEASVTIGYGGDRLEIEVADTGGVRDAAPADGNGRGLIGLRERLAVYGGELTAGPTVAGGYRVRALVPWRTA